The following proteins are co-located in the Tiliqua scincoides isolate rTilSci1 chromosome 8, rTilSci1.hap2, whole genome shotgun sequence genome:
- the CYP11A1 gene encoding cholesterol side-chain cleavage enzyme, mitochondrial — translation MMQKFQTFGPIYREKLGMYESVNIIDPEDAAILFKSEGRYPKRLMIPSWQAYRDFRNKAYGVLLKTGESWRHDRMILNKEAMSLKVIDNFVPLLNEVGEDFIKRVHMQIKKSGQGRWTADLTNELFRFALESVCNVLYGTRLGLLEDFIDPEAQRFIDAVTVMFHTTSPMLYLPPSLLRRINAKIWLDHVQAWDIIFMQADKCIQKIYRDLRLNQKSTGEYLGILPSLLVQDKLPIEDIKASVTEMMAGGVDTTSITLQWAMFELARAPSIQEQLRTEIITAETAAQGDLLKTLRSVPLVKATIKEAIRLHPVAVSVQRYTTQELILQNYFIPAKTLVQVGIYAMGRDPKYFVRPEQFNPERWLNDDPTHFRGLGFGFGPRQCLGRRIAELEMALFLIHILKNFKIETKRGVDIGTTFDLILVPDKPIYLTLWPLDSHP, via the exons ATGATGCAGAAGTTCCAGACATTTGGGCCCATTTACAG GGAGAAACTGGGCATGTACGAGAGCGTCAACATCATTGACCCTGAAGATGCTGCCATTCTCTTTAAATCCGAAGGCAGGTATCCGAAGAGGTTAATGATTCCATCCTGGCAGGCCTATCGAGACTTCCGTAACAAGGCATATGGAGTGCTGCTCAA GACCGGAGAATCCTGGAGGCATGATCGCATGATCCTGAACAAGGAAGCTATGTCCCTCAAGGTGATTGATAACTTTGTGCCTCTCCTGAATGAGGTGGGAGAAGATTTTATCAAGAGAGTGCACATGCAGATCAAAAAGAGTGGACAGGGAAGATGGACAGCTGACCTGACCAATGAGCTCTTCCGTTTCGCCCTTGAGT CAGTGTGCAACGTCCTTTATGGTACACGCTTGGGACTCCTGGAGGACTTCATTGACCCTGAGGCCCAGAGGTTTATTGATGCCGTCACGGTGATGTTCCACACCACCTCACCAATGCTGTACCTTCCACCAAGCCTTCTGCGCAGAATCAACGCCAAGATTTGGCTGGACCACGTGCAGGCATGGGACATCATCTTCATGCAAG CTGACAAGTGTATACAGAAAATTTACCGAGACCTTCGTCTGAACCAGAAAAGTACCGGAGAATACCTGGGTATTTTGCCCAGCCTCTTAGTGCAGGACAAGCTCCCCATTGAAGACATCAAAGCCAGTGTGACGGAGATGATGGCAGGAGGTGTGGATACG ACTTCGATAACTCTCCAGTGGGCCATGTTTGAATTAGCCCGAGCGCCTAGTATACAGGAGCAGCTACGGACTGAGATCATCACAGCCGAGACCGCTGCCCAGGGTGATCTGCTGAAGACACTGAGATCTGTCCCACTAGTCAAAGCTACCATTAAAGAAGCAATCAG GCTCCACCCAGTTGCAGTGAGTGTACAGAGATACACAACACAAGAGCTCATCCTTCAGAATTACTTTATCCCTGCCAAG aCTTTGGTCCAAGTGGGAATTTATGCAATGGGAAGGGACCCCAAGTACTTCGTCAGGCCTGAGCAATTCAACCCAGAAAGGTGgctgaatgatgaccccacacACTTCCGTGGGCTCGGCTTTGGCTTTGGACCACGCCAGTGCCTCGGTCGGAGGATTGCAGAGCTAGAGATGGCCCTGTTCTTGATCCAT ATACTCAAAAATTTCAAGATTGAAACCAAGAGAGGAGTAGACATTGGCACCACGTTTGATCTTATCTTGGTCCCAGATAAACCAATCTACCTGACTCTATGGCCTCTCGATTCCCATCCATGA